The following nucleotide sequence is from Streptomyces xiamenensis.
CGTGGTCTACGGCGTGTCCACCGTTCTCACCCGGGCGAAGGCGGTCACCCGATGAAGCGTTCCAGCCCCATCGCCGCGGTCCTGGCCTTCCTGGGCTACGTGGTGATGATCGTGCCCATCCTGTTCGTCGTCGCCACCGCCTTCACCGGGGGATCGTCGCTGACCTTCCCGCCCGAGGGACTGTCCCTGCGCTGGTTCGAGGCGGCCCTGGCCTACGAGCCGTTCACCCAGGCGCTCCTGTCCAGCCTCCAGCTCGCGCTGATCTCCACGGTGCTCGCGCTGGCCGTCGGCATCCCGGCGACCCTGGCCGTCATGCGCGGCAAGGTGCCCGGCAAGTCCTTGGTGGAGGGCCTGTTCCTCTCCCCGCTGATCCTGCCCGAACTCGTCGTCGGCCTCGCGCTGTACCAGCAGTTCATGCTCCACCTGGACATGGACAACTTCAACGCGCTGCTCATCGGCCACACCGCGATCCTGCTGCCCTACACGGTCCGCGTCACCGGCGCCTCGCTCGCGCTCGCCGACCCCGCGCTGGAGGACGCCTCCCGGGGCCTGGGCGCCTCACCGCTGCGCACCTTCTGGAGCGTGACGCTGCCCGTGCTGCGGCCGGGCATCATCTCCGCGGCGCTGCTGAGCTTCGTCACCTCCTTCAACAACGTGCCGATCTCGCTGCTGCTCCAGTCCCGCGACTTCCGCACCCTGCCGGTCACGATGCTCGACTACGTCCAGCAGAACTACACGCCGATCGTCGCCGCCATGTCCACGCTCCTGCTGGCGGGCACCGTGGCGCTCGCCTTCGCCGCCGAGCGCACCCTCGGCTTCGCCCGCATCTTCGGAGGGATCAACCGATGACCACCGCTGCCGAGTTCCTCGCGGTCAGCCGCCGCTTCGGGGATTTCACCGCCGTCGACGCACTGGACCTGGCCATCCGGGAGGGGGAACTGACCACCCTGCTCGGACCCAGCGGCTGCGGCAAGACCACCTCGCTGCGGATGCTGGCCGGCTACCTGTCCCCGACCGAGGGCTCGATATTCATCGGCGGCAAGGACGTCACCAACACCCCGCCCGAGAAGCGTGACCTGGGCATGGTCTTCCAGTCCTACGCCCTCTTCCCGCACATGAGCGTCGCCGACAACGTCGGCTACGGGCTCAAACTGCGCAAGGTGCCGCGCGCCGAGCGGGCCAAGCGGGTCGCCGAGGCACTGGAACTGGTGGGCCTCGGCCATCTCGCCGACCGCCGCCCCAAGGCGCTCTCCGGAGGCCAGCAGCAGCGCGTCGCGCTCGCCCGGGCCATCGTCATCCGCCCCCGGCTGCTGCTGCTCGACGAGCCGCTGTCCAACCTCGACGCCCGGCTGCGGGTGCAGATGCGCGAGGAGATCCGCCGCATCCAGGGCGAGGCGGGACTGACCGTCGTCCTGGTCACCCACGACCAGGAAGAGGCGCTGGAGATGTCGGACCGGATGGTGGTGATGAACGGCGGCCGGGTGATGCAGGAAGGCCCGCCGGACGACCTCTTCCCGGCCCCCGCCAACCGGTTCGTGGCCGAGTTCCTGGGCTACGAGAACTTCTTCGAACTACCCGGCCGCGGCCTGGTCACCGTCCGCCCCGAACTCCTGCGGGTGCACGGCCCCTCCCGGAACGGGAACACCGAAAGCGGTGAGGGCACCGCGGTGTCCGCCACCGTCACCTCCATCGCCTACCGTGGCGTGGAACTGCGGGTTTCCCTGGACGCGGTGGACGCCACCGGCGCCACGGTGCCCCTCATCGCCTCGGTCCGCCGCGACACGGTCGCGTCCGAGGATCTGCCGGCGCTGCTGCCCGGCGGGCGGGTCACCGTCTCCGCCGCCCCGGGGCATCTCGTAGCGCTCGAATCCTGACAGTCCTTCACCCCGTACCCACCCCGTACAGCAGACAAGCGAGGCTCACGGACATGGCAACACCC
It contains:
- a CDS encoding ABC transporter permease; this translates as MKRSSPIAAVLAFLGYVVMIVPILFVVATAFTGGSSLTFPPEGLSLRWFEAALAYEPFTQALLSSLQLALISTVLALAVGIPATLAVMRGKVPGKSLVEGLFLSPLILPELVVGLALYQQFMLHLDMDNFNALLIGHTAILLPYTVRVTGASLALADPALEDASRGLGASPLRTFWSVTLPVLRPGIISAALLSFVTSFNNVPISLLLQSRDFRTLPVTMLDYVQQNYTPIVAAMSTLLLAGTVALAFAAERTLGFARIFGGINR
- a CDS encoding ABC transporter ATP-binding protein, whose translation is MTTAAEFLAVSRRFGDFTAVDALDLAIREGELTTLLGPSGCGKTTSLRMLAGYLSPTEGSIFIGGKDVTNTPPEKRDLGMVFQSYALFPHMSVADNVGYGLKLRKVPRAERAKRVAEALELVGLGHLADRRPKALSGGQQQRVALARAIVIRPRLLLLDEPLSNLDARLRVQMREEIRRIQGEAGLTVVLVTHDQEEALEMSDRMVVMNGGRVMQEGPPDDLFPAPANRFVAEFLGYENFFELPGRGLVTVRPELLRVHGPSRNGNTESGEGTAVSATVTSIAYRGVELRVSLDAVDATGATVPLIASVRRDTVASEDLPALLPGGRVTVSAAPGHLVALES